From the Deltaproteobacteria bacterium genome, one window contains:
- a CDS encoding PhzF family phenazine biosynthesis protein, with amino-acid sequence MEIPVYQVDAFTSEPFRGNPAAVCIVGEGFDGSLMQLVAAEMNLSETAFVVRREGGFGLRWFTPVAEVDLCGHATLAAAHVLWREGVAADGASISFHTRSGRLGAARSDGIIELDLPADPVRAAEAPEGLLEALGVVEPLFVGRGRFDYLVEVDSEGELRSLTPEMGALRGVETRGVIVTCRAAAAPWDFLSRFFAPAAGIDEDPVTGSAHCALGPYWARRLGRDELRAFQASRRGGELTVRSMGRRVAVGGRAVTVLEGRLTVP; translated from the coding sequence ATGGAGATACCGGTATACCAGGTTGATGCATTCACGTCCGAGCCCTTCCGGGGCAACCCTGCCGCCGTCTGCATCGTCGGTGAGGGGTTTGATGGCTCTCTGATGCAGCTTGTGGCGGCGGAGATGAATCTCTCGGAGACGGCCTTCGTCGTCAGGCGGGAGGGAGGGTTTGGGCTGCGGTGGTTCACGCCCGTGGCTGAGGTCGATCTCTGCGGCCACGCCACCCTCGCCGCGGCCCATGTCTTATGGCGGGAGGGGGTTGCGGCCGACGGGGCGTCCATATCCTTCCATACGCGCAGCGGAAGGCTCGGGGCCGCGCGAAGCGACGGGATCATCGAGCTCGATCTGCCGGCGGACCCGGTGCGGGCGGCCGAAGCTCCCGAGGGGCTCCTCGAGGCCCTCGGCGTGGTGGAGCCGCTGTTTGTGGGCCGCGGCCGTTTCGACTACCTCGTCGAGGTGGACTCGGAGGGCGAACTCCGCTCCCTGACGCCGGAGATGGGGGCGTTGCGCGGTGTGGAGACCCGGGGGGTCATCGTCACCTGCCGGGCCGCGGCGGCGCCGTGGGATTTCCTGAGCCGTTTCTTCGCGCCGGCGGCGGGCATAGACGAGGACCCCGTCACCGGTTCGGCCCACTGCGCCCTGGGGCCCTACTGGGCCCGCCGTCTCGGCCGCGACGAGCTCAGGGCCTTCCAGGCATCCCGCCGGGGCGGCGAGCTCACGGTGCGGTCCATGGGTCGCCGGGTCGCCGTCGGAGGCCGCGCGGTGACGGTCCTGGAGGGACGCCTGACGGTGCCGTGA